The DNA region GATATTTGATGCAAATTTAATAAAAGAGATCAAGACGAATTTAGGAATTTTATAAATTTTAAGATAAGTTTTAAATCGTATAATAACGATTTAATTTTTATTTAGGATATAAATTTTGACTCAACTAGAAGCGATAAAATGCCAAAATTTAGCTAGCGATATAGCCGATGAGATCACGCTAAGCCCACTTTTGTTCGATGCGATAGCTACCACTGAGCGTGAAATTTTTGTACCAATTACTGCACATGCTTATAAACTTGACGCGCAGCCCATACTGGGCAATCAATGGATCAGCTCACCGCTAACTGTGGCAAAGATGACAATGGCACTAGAGTGCGAAAATATGGACAATATCCTAGAGATAGGCTGTGGAAGTGGCTATCAAGCAGCTATTTTAAGCAAACTTGCACATAGAATTTTTAGTGTCGAGCGTATAGAAAAGCTAGCCATGGAGGCGAAAAAACGCTTCGAGGCACTAAAAATAAAAAACGTACATGTAAGGTATGACGATGGCAACAACGGCTGGCGAAGCTACGCACCATTTGATCGTATCTTGCTCTCGGCAGCTGCTGATGAGATCTCGCCAAATTTATTTAAGCAGCTTAAAAATGGTGGAATTTTAGTAGCTCCAATGAAAAAAGATGGCAAGCAATTTATCGCTAAATTTAAAAAAGATAAAGATGAAAATTTAGAAAAAGAGTACTTAGATGAGTGCCTTTTTGTGCCACTTCTTGAAGGTAGAGAGTA from Campylobacter concisus includes:
- a CDS encoding protein-L-isoaspartate(D-aspartate) O-methyltransferase, whose translation is MTQLEAIKCQNLASDIADEITLSPLLFDAIATTEREIFVPITAHAYKLDAQPILGNQWISSPLTVAKMTMALECENMDNILEIGCGSGYQAAILSKLAHRIFSVERIEKLAMEAKKRFEALKIKNVHVRYDDGNNGWRSYAPFDRILLSAAADEISPNLFKQLKNGGILVAPMKKDGKQFIAKFKKDKDENLEKEYLDECLFVPLLEGRE